A region from the Brachyspira hampsonii genome encodes:
- the dprA gene encoding DNA-processing protein DprA gives MSKNYDIKTYLIALNQIDKVGDKRISELINHYESVENIFDDKEENIKELLEKKFKSQIGSFDKNEILDKANTIVEKSKNYGIGILSLFDEEYPFNLKQIDNPPYILYYKGDLKKLRRNAIAIVGTREPTNESRKYSFELASKLSSLNITVVSGMAKGVDREAHLGAISSLVNTAAVLGSGIDNVYPSENLKIYNKLIEKGVIVSEFEIGRKPDRINFPRRNRIISGLSYAVVMVEAASKSGALITVDYALNQGRDVYIAPYDEKNSAYFGNHKLYKDGAKIAYSIMDILEDFDSIFSNDDDYLKMKLKYFEGGDISIKSKEKNKKEESKEKKENKKHKEETQETNKKHNKKVNELISSLNDDETSLYNIISKSDKIHIDDIVEESNIKVHTAASILMQLEIKGVIKQLSGKYYTIEK, from the coding sequence TTGAGTAAGAATTATGATATTAAAACTTATTTGATTGCCTTAAATCAAATTGATAAAGTAGGAGATAAAAGAATATCCGAGCTTATTAATCATTATGAATCTGTAGAAAATATTTTTGATGATAAAGAAGAAAATATAAAGGAATTATTAGAAAAAAAATTTAAATCTCAAATAGGCAGCTTTGATAAAAATGAAATATTAGATAAAGCAAATACAATAGTAGAAAAATCAAAAAATTATGGTATAGGAATATTAAGTTTATTTGATGAAGAATATCCTTTTAATTTAAAACAAATAGATAATCCTCCTTATATACTTTATTACAAGGGAGATTTAAAAAAACTAAGAAGAAATGCTATAGCTATAGTAGGTACAAGAGAGCCTACAAATGAAAGCCGTAAATATTCTTTTGAACTTGCAAGTAAATTATCATCTTTAAATATAACAGTTGTTTCCGGAATGGCTAAGGGAGTTGATAGAGAGGCACATCTTGGGGCTATATCATCACTTGTTAATACGGCTGCAGTTTTAGGAAGCGGAATAGATAATGTTTATCCTTCTGAAAACTTAAAAATATATAATAAATTAATAGAAAAAGGTGTAATAGTAAGCGAGTTTGAAATAGGAAGGAAACCAGACAGAATTAATTTTCCTAGAAGAAACAGAATAATATCAGGACTTTCATATGCTGTTGTTATGGTTGAAGCTGCAAGCAAGTCTGGTGCTTTGATAACAGTTGATTATGCTCTTAATCAGGGAAGAGATGTTTATATAGCGCCTTATGATGAAAAAAACAGTGCTTATTTTGGTAATCACAAATTATATAAAGATGGTGCTAAAATAGCATACAGCATTATGGATATACTAGAAGATTTTGATTCTATATTTTCAAATGATGATGATTATTTGAAGATGAAATTAAAATATTTTGAAGGCGGCGATATAAGTATTAAATCAAAAGAAAAAAATAAAAAAGAAGAAAGTAAAGAGAAAAAAGAAAATAAAAAACATAAAGAAGAAACTCAAGAAACTAATAAAAAACATAATAAGAAAGTTAATGAGCTTATCAGCAGTTTGAATGATGATGAAACTTCACTTTATAATATAATAAGTAAATCTGATAAAATACATATAGATGATATAGTGGAAGAGAGCAATATAAAAGTACATACTGCTGCATCTATTTTGATGCAGCTTGAAATTAAGGGTGTAATAAAGCAGTTATCTGGGAAATATTATACTATAGAAA
- a CDS encoding tetratricopeptide repeat protein, which produces MKVIFKYFTLIICFLSIISCNKQVIFNRFNLNRAYSLYEKGKNVDDDKALLEITSTYNDIINQKIYAQDRLASVYRTLAERSLVKEQYAYSAKYFNEALKILPNSPYLRYGLGISYANLAESADTYEKKSNFIQRAESNISFAINKDPNNANYYAALASLKGLQENNYEEAFDNIKKAVEMNPNNADYLMLLARIQYSRGNYNEAVAAYRKILNLPVENNIKETVLKNIEQIIGQQN; this is translated from the coding sequence ATGAAAGTAATTTTTAAATATTTTACATTAATAATTTGTTTTTTATCTATAATATCATGTAATAAGCAGGTTATTTTCAATAGATTTAATTTAAATAGAGCTTACAGTCTATATGAAAAAGGAAAAAATGTAGATGATGATAAAGCCTTGCTTGAAATAACATCTACTTATAATGATATTATAAATCAGAAAATATATGCTCAGGATAGGCTTGCATCTGTATACAGAACTTTAGCAGAAAGAAGTTTAGTAAAAGAACAGTATGCTTATTCAGCAAAATATTTTAATGAAGCATTAAAAATACTTCCAAACAGTCCTTATTTAAGATACGGACTAGGAATATCTTATGCCAATTTAGCAGAAAGTGCTGATACTTATGAAAAAAAGAGTAATTTCATACAAAGGGCAGAAAGCAATATTAGTTTTGCTATAAATAAAGACCCTAATAATGCCAACTATTATGCGGCTTTAGCATCATTAAAAGGGTTACAAGAAAATAATTATGAGGAAGCATTTGATAATATAAAAAAAGCCGTAGAAATGAATCCTAATAATGCAGACTATTTAATGTTATTAGCAAGAATACAGTACAGCAGGGGAAATTATAATGAAGCAGTAGCTGCATACAGAAAAATACTCAATCTTCCTGTTGAAAATAATATAAAAGAAACGGTTTTAAAAAATATTGAGCAAATTATAGGACAGCAAAATTGA